ATAACCTAGAGCTTTTAAACAAGTAAGCGTGGAATCGGACGATCTAATCATCCGTAGTGCTGGGATGGTTTGTCAAAGCAGCCGGGCAAGCCACCCCAAGCCCAAGAGGACCTGAGCCTGACCTGTGGGGTGCGGAGcgggcgggggctggggctgcGCCTTGGGACCGTGCCGGCTGCAAAGAACCCGCGCTTGGGGGAGGGGCCGGTGGGTGGGGCTTCGCCTCCGGGGCTGGACCGGCAGCCAGGAAACCACCCTTGGGGCGGGGTCGGCCGGCTGGGACCCCACCTCGGGCCGCGCCGCTCCTCCAGGCCTCGAGGGGGCGCTGTGGCGCATGGCCGCGCTCCCACCCCGGAAGTGCTTGCTGCGGGCCGAGGGGCGGGGCGCAGAGACTGCAAGCAACACACGTGTGGCTGCCGGGATGAAGTTCGCATACAGGGTGAGCGCGGGCCAGGGGTGGTGAGGGGTTCTTAATTCGGGGTCCGGATGGAGTCGCTTCTCGAGACTGTTCCCTCGGGGTCCGGGAACCGAGCCTGGGTTGACTGGGTCAGGCACCACCGACCGGTTCCTCACCCGGCAGCCTGAGAGAGCGGCCTGGGGCTGCAGAGCCCCAACTAGGACCGAGCGGCTCGCGCGGACGAAAAGAGCAGGAGCGCTAAGGAAGGGTCACGCCGAGATCCGAGCTGGGCAGCGGAGGCCAGCCCGGACGGAAGTCCTGGTTCCCAGGCTCCGCAGCTAGAGACGTGGGGAGGACGCGGGGGCAGAGGGCGGGACCTGGGTGCCGAGCTCACTGGACGCGCTTCTGCATCTTCCCCGCGTCTCGGTCCCCTTGGCACAGCGGGCCACCTGTGTGTCTGGAGCCGTGAGCGTTTGCGCggccctgcctgctgctgccactgccctGAAGGCTGTTCTTCCGCAGGTTCGTCGTTTCcagcctttctctctctgtcaggTCCCAGCTCCTCACGTCCAAGGCTTGGCCTGGCCCTAGCCTCAGCGGGAGCTTCCTCAGGTCCACCCCACACCCAGGCTGCCCCTACCCAATCTGGTCGTCCTGCTCAGAATGCTCCCCCACTGTGAACCCAACCTTCCCCATCCAGCTCCTCTCGGTGTGCCCTTCATCCTCGGCTCTCCAGTCCCCCGTAGCCTCCTGGGGTTCCCAGGGCCCTGCCTGCCTGCAGCTCCAGATGCTCCTTGGTGATCCCTCCCATCTCAGTGGCCCACACGCGGGTCACGGGACCTGCAGGTGGTTgatggttgaatgaatgattgaacgGATGGGCTGCCAGCAGGTTACCCTGTTCAGGAAGCCTTGAACCCCACATGCAGTCGGGAGGCTGTTCCGCAGCAGTTCTCTTCCTGCACCACGAGTcctgtcctcccctccctccagcagACGCCTCCTATGTGGAGGCTTCCTTGCGCTGACCCTGCCCTTTGTCCACCccagtggaagctcagagcccCTGGGGACTGGGTTTATGTATTCTCTCTTGCTCGGGGCCGGACTGAGAGGTGCCCAGAAACTGTCATGGGAGGAGGGGGGTGGCTCGAGGGACCCTGGGAATAATCAGGGAGCCTGTGAGAGTCTGCACCATCTCCTTGACCAGAAGCCTCGCTTTGTCGTTTCCAAGAAttgtgttttctttatattataaagacagttttgttttcttttcagttttcaaatttgctggggACAGTCTATCGGTGTGGAAACTTAAATTTTACCTGTGATGGGAATTCAGTTATCAGCCCTGTGGGAAACAGAGTTACTGTGTTCGACTTGAAAAAGTAAGTATGCTAAAATGATCTTAGCAATAGTGATGCTTGTAGTTTGCAAGTAAAAACAGCTTTTTCCTCACCTGTCTAAAGCACACCTTTTACTTTTACTAAAGCTCAAGAGGGGCCTGCAGATTCACATAGTGCCAATGGGTCAGCAGCGGGACTGGCTGTAGGGGTCCCGGTTTCTCCCTTCTATCCTCTCCGCTGGACCTTGTGTATTGAGGTGGTATCACTTGGCTGAAACATCTGGTAGAGGATGCCTGGGCATGGGACCAGCCCTGGACTGCTGCCTGGCCAGCCTGCTCAGGTTCACTCTGTCTCCACTGAGCACGCACGTGGCTCTGTTCCTGTCTTCTCAGATGTGTGTGGCCTGGGTGAGACCCTCCTGTTGCAGAGGCTGCTTGGATCTCTGcaggcctcagttttttcatctgtaagatggggccATAGTACCTGCCTTGCTTGTGAGTTGTTTCCTGAAGTGCGGGGTGCACCCCGGGCCAGTTCCTGGCAGGTCATTGCTGGTGTCAACTGTTTAAGTGATGTGTGGCAGGGGCACTCCAAGGTCGAGGCCCTGTGGCTGCTGAAGAAGAACTGGAAAGTGatacgataaaggacagaattagAATGTGATCCAGGGGTTATTTATCTTTACTTAGTTTTCCATGACTCTACATTTTTTCATTCCTGCAGAAGGCCTTATTGGGCGTGCTATCCCTGGGCTTACCCTCTTATTGGGCAGCTCGgtcatttctggtttcctgacTGTATATTTGCAGGTCCTCTTGGTATGAGGCCCTAGAAGCAGAACTGACATGTTCAAAACCCATTTGTAAGGTTTTTATGTGTTTTGTGcaggggtgagggctgctgtGCAGGctggcctgcccccaccccccgcccgaCGACACGAGCATAGTGACTCAGCTCTGGTTTTTGTCTCCCAGCAACAAGTCCAACACCCTGCCCCTGGCCACTCGCTACAACATCAAGTGTGTGGGGCTGTCCCCGGACGGCCGCCTGGCCATCATTGTTGACGAAGGTAACCGCCTTGACTGGGGGCAGGTGTGGTAGTGTCCAGATGACTAGAGGCCAACACTGAGACCCTTGGGGGTCGAGGCCCACACAGTCCCTCCACTGCCTCGGCTGCTTCTGTGTCTGGGCCTGGGTGGGCCTCGGGTGGGCATATGAGGCATCCTCCCTGGCGGTGTGCTGCCCACACCGCAGGGCCCAGGGCCTGCCTTCAAGGCCTGGTGCGTGCGTGCCATGTGTGGGGCCTCGGTCTGCTCTCCCTTCCCACAGGGGGCGATGCGCTGCTGGTCAGCCTGGTCTGCAGGTCTGTGCTGCACCACTTCCACTTCAAGGGTGCCGTGCACAGCGTCTCCTTCTCCCCCGATGGCAGGTACGCATCTGCGGGCGGGGTGGGAGCCGTGGAGCTGCATTACTCATATGGTGGGCTCAGATGGCCCACGATCCGAGCCACAGACGGCCCCTGAGCCCTGAGGGAGCCATGGTGTTGGGTGGCATGGGCCCCTGGCCTCAGTGTCCACCATGAGGACGATGGGGCCAGACCTGGCCTGTTCTTGGACTGCAGGAAAGGGGGCTCGATCTTGGGTTGCTCACACCTGGGCCAGCCTGGCCGTGTTGGGGAGGAGGCGCTCCAGTGGTCAGCTGTGAGCCCCGGCTCTGTGTCCACACTCTGAAACGCAGTAGAGGGCGTGCTGGGCCGGGGCTGTCCGAGTTTGCCCTGACCTTGGCGACCACCTCCCAGGCCGGTGGGAGGGCCTGAAGGGGCAGAAGTGTGGCGTGACCTAGAGTCTGTCTGCTTCTTCCCCGACTGTCCACCCAGAGGAGAGGGGACTGGGGTCCGTGAGAGGCAGGTGAGGGTCAGGGCCCCACCCAGGTTTGCCTCCTGTGGGAAGCCGGCCTCGGCCCAGGACCTGCCCTGGTGTCGGATGTTGACGACACCGTTTCTACGGCAGGAAATTCGTCGTCACGAAAGGCAACATTGCTCAGGTGTACCACGCCCCTGGGAGGAAGCGGGAATTCAACGCATTCGTCCTGGACAAAACCTACTTTGGGCCATATGATGAGACCACATGCATTGACTGGACGGACGACTCCCGGTGAGGCAGGGGCGCTGGACATAGGAGGGGCCTGAAGGGGCACCTGTGAAGTGTCTCATCACGTGGGGTGACTTGTCACATCCCCAGCTCTTTTTCAAATGGCCTCTCACAAGCCTCTCGTGTGGGTTGGATGCAGGCCTGGCTCTTGAGTCTGAGTCAGGTCTGCCTGGCCCTGGTCACTGGAGAGCAGCGCGAAGCATGGCCCAGGGTGAGGGCCGCCCAAGCCAGCGCCTTGTGGCCCAGCTTCCAGGGTGGCCGTGGGCAGCGGGAGCGCTGGCAGCACCTCCCAGTCGGGCTGCCCGGGCAGTGCTCTCCCCCAGCTGTCCTCAAAGGCGTCCTGGGGCTGTGTCTGCTGCCCTGCGttcggggggtgggggcagggaaggggggtGCGGCTGGAGGTGGCTGCCACTTTGTAGGCAGGCCAACTCTTCCCACATTCTCTGGGCTGCAGTGCAGGAACAGCCCCAGGCTCACAGTGTGTCCGTGGGAGATGCTGGTGGACTGTGGGCTGCCACAGCCAAGAGGTCGTGCCCTTTTGCATGGCCTGGGCCCACACCTGGCTCTCCTCCTGCCAAGAGCACAGTTGGCTCTGATTGGAGTCAGGGAGATGGGAGGCACAGGATCCCCCAGGCAGCCCTCCGTTGGGCTCAGTGGTCGGTCCTTGGGCTCCCCTGGGCCAAGGGGAGAGACTGTTTTGCAATGAGGGGCAGCAACACACGTGCAGTGAGACTCCTGGCCCTGGGAGAAGCACAGGTGGACCCTGGCCCCGCCCAGGGCAGATGCAGACCCGAGCCGACCTTGGGCGTCGCCCCTGTGCCCGGGACGCTGTGGAAGGTGGACACCCGCGAACCCAGGCCGAGCTGTGACCCCCTGTCCCCAGGTGCTTTGCAGTCGGGAGCAGAGACATGTCCACATGGGTGTTTGGGGCCGAGCGCTGGGACAACCTCATCTACTACGCGCTGGGGGGACACAAGGATGCCATCGTGGCCTGCTTCTTCGAGGCCAGCAGCCTGGACGTATGTCCCCGTCGCAGCCCCTCCCCTGGGGACGTGGGGGCCCTGGGGGCCAGGCAGGCTTCGGCAGCACCGGGCCACGTTCTCGTCCCCGCAGCCCAGGTGGGTGtgggctgggggttggggaaACCACCTGGGCTCACACGTCTTCCTCTGCAGCTGTACACGCTCAGCCAGGATGGTGCCCTGTGCGTGTGGCAGTGCGACACCCTTCCTGAGGGCCTGAGGCTGAAGGCCCCCACAGGCTGGAAGGCAGACCTGCTGcagagggaggaggagcaggaggaggaggagggggcagagagTGAGACCACCATCCGCGGGAAGGCCACGCCGGCCGCCGAGGAGCAGCAGGGGAAAGTGAAGTACTCGCGGGTGGCCAAGTAGGTGCCTGTCCTGCaccggggtggggggtgaggacCTGGGGCACTGTGGGGCAGCACCAACCTGCTGTCCCCTGCCTGCCCTCGGGGGCTGGGGTCTCCACCTGCCCCggggggccggggaggaggctggggtgagGGTGTGGGACCAGCCGGGCTCTCTGGTCCTTCTCCAACAGTTCTTGTGTCCCTGTCTGTTTAGgtactttttcaacaaagaagGCGATTTTAACAATCTGACGGCTGCTGCATATCATAAGAAGGTCCACCTCTTGGTCACTGGTTTTGCTTCTGGAATCTTCCACCTTCACGAGCTCCCAGAGTTCAACCTTATCCACTCGCTGAGGTCAGCGCCTCTGCTGTGTGTGGGCagttgtgtacatgtgtgtgcgtggtcgtgtacctgtgtgtgtggtcgtgtacctgtgtgtgcggtcgtgtacctgtgtgtgtatgcaatcgtgtacctgtgtgtgtggtcATATACCTGTGTGTGCAGTCGTGTACCTATGTGTGTATGCAATCGTGTACCTATGTGTGCGGTCGTGTATCTGTGTGTGCTGTTGTGTACACACGTGTGTACAGTCATGTGCCTGTGTATGCAGtcgtgtacctgtgtgtgtgtgcaatcgTGTACCTGTGTGTGCGGTAGTGTACCTGTGTGTGTTTGCGATCGTGTACCTATGTGTGCGGtcatgtatctgtgtgtgctgttgtgtacacacatgtgtgtacagtcgtgtacctgtgtgtgcggtcgtgtacctgtgtgtgtatgCGATCATGTACCTTTGTGTGCGGTCGTGTATCTGTGTGTGCTGTtgtgtacacacatgtgtgtacagtcatgtgcctgtgtgtgcagccgtgtacctgtgtgtgtatgCAATCGTGTACCTGTGTGTGCGGTCATATACTTGTGTGTGCGGTcgtgtacctgtgtgtgtatgCAATCATGTACCTATGTGTGCGGTCATATACTCGTGTGTGTGGTCGTGTACCTGTGTATGTATGCAGtcgtgtacctgtgtgtgtggtcatatacctgtgtgtgtggtcgtgtacctgtgtgtgtatgCGATCGTGTACCTGTGTGTGCGGtcgtgtgcacacgtgtgtacagtcatgtgcctgtgtgtgcagtCATGTACTTATATGTGCAGTCGTGTGTACATTTGTGCTCTCCATCTGCCAGGCGGGCAGGGTGGGTGGAAGCCACACCATGCCTGTCAGGACTGAGGCCATGGAAGGATCAGGAGGCCAGGACTGAGGCCATGGAGGGATCAGGAGGCCTGACCGGCTGCATGGTTGGCTTCCCAGAACACCTGTACCCACCTCTGTCCTGGGTTGAGGGGCTTGGGGAGCTGTGCCACCCTCCATCTCAGATGTGCCGCTCCCACCCCCAGTCACGGGGAGGTGTATGTGGGTCATGTTCTTATCTTCCGTTTTCGTTTTCCCGCCTGTATCTTTGGAGTGTGGAGGAAATCGAAGTGTTGGTTTCATGAAGCCACAAAGCTCTGAGTTTTTGAACACAGGGTGCAGAAGCTCTGGGTTTTCTGTTGTTCCGAGTGAAGTAAACAGTAAccgggtggggaggaggtgggtgcCGCCAGCCAGGAGACCTGGCCTGTCCTGGCTCGTGCAGCCACCATGGGGTGGGGACGGAGGCCTTGCTGTGCTGACCGGGTCCCGTGTGTCTCCCCAGCATCTCGGATCAGAGGGTTGCGTCCGTCGCCATCAACAGCTCTGGGGACTGGATCGCCTTTGGGTGCTCAGGTTGGTGCCTGGGTTTGTGAGGTGACCCGAGTGGAGCTCCTCCTCCCCGGGAAGCGTGCCCTGCCCCACCTTGCTCCCGAGGCTCCGGGGCCAGGCTGGCAGGCCGCTGGCTCACTGTGAAGAAGCAGCGGATGAAACCTTGAGAACAAAGGCTCCTCTGAGTCCTGAGTCCCGTTGCCACCTGGAACTCTTAGTCTGTGGCCCTGGCCTCTGGAGGCGATGTGGGAGGCTGGCATCTCTGCTCTGGGTCCCCGTGTTCAGGCCCGGACGGGAAACGGGGGTCACGAGCGGTCCTGTGCGCCCCGCAGGCCTGGGCCAGCTGCTGGTGTGGGAGTGGCAGAGCGAGTCCTACGTGCTCAAGCAGCAGGGCCACTTCAACAGCATGGTGTCCCTGGCCTACTCCCCCGACGGGCAGTACATCGTGACCGGCGGGGACGATGGCAAGGTGGGCCGGCTGCATCCCATCCGGAGTTGGGGGGATCCCCCTCCTGTCTCTGTTCTGCTGACCGGCCGGGGGGTACTGCACTGGTGGTCTGGCCCCGATAGCAAGGCCCCACCCGGGCTCCTGAGAAGCTGTTCACAGGCTCACCGGGGTGGGAACGAAGAGCCTTGTAGCGTCTGTTTCCCTTCCTGACTTGATTTTCCATACGTGGCTCGAGTCCGTGCTGCCAGCAGCTGCTCTGACATGGGAGGCACCCCCCGCAGCCCCCAGTCCTCACTCACTAGGGCACCCACCTGGGCTGTCCTGAGCTGTGGCCTCCCCGCACAGGTCAAGGTGTGGAACACCCTCAGTGGCTTCTGCTTTGTCACTTTCACGGAGCACTCAAGTGGGGTCACCGGCGTGACCTTCACCACCACTGGCTACGTCATCGTGACCTCCTCCATGGACGGGACTGTGCGCGCCTTTGATCTTCACAGGTGACTTCCTGTGGGGACCTTGGCTCTTCAGGCTCCCCCTGAGCTCTGGGCTGTGAGACCAAGGTCAAGGGGTCGGGGCTTGTCGGGAAGACATGGGTGAGGGCATGTGGCCCCGGAACTGTTCCAACTGGGCCGTCCTCCCACAGGTACCGGAACTTCCGTACCTTCACATCCCCACGCCCCACCCAGTTCTCCTGCGTGGCTGTGGACTCGAGCGGGGAGATCGTCTCTGCTGGAGCACAGGACTCTTTCGAGGTTTTCATCTGGTCCATGCAGACAGGCCGGCTCCTTGATGTAAGGGCCGCAAGTCTGGGAGGGgccagggtgtggggagggggccttACTGACGCGAGAGGAGTGGGGGACGGGTCATGTCCAGCACAGGTGGCACCGTTTACATGCATTTCCTGGCAGTCTCCACTCCCTGGCCCAACCAAGGTGGGGttccctcacccccagcccagggGCCGTGGCCTCTGCACACCAGCATCCAGCAGGCGAGTCCGGCCCCGGGGTGGAGGGACCCCGAGGGTCTCAGGTCCTCAGAGCTCTCTTCTGAATGGCCACAGGTTTTGTCCGGCCACGAGGGGCCCATCAGCGGACTGTGTTTTAACCCCATGAAGTCAGTCCTGGCCAGCGCCTCCTGGGACAGGACAGTGCATCTGTGGGACATGGCGGACAGCTGGAGGACCACAGAGACGCTGGCCCTCACCTCTGACGGTGAGTGGCACCCAGGGGAAGGCCGGTCTTAGTCACGTGCTTGGATAAACCCAGGGTCCCAAGCGCATGTGCTGTCAGGACTGGCAGCCCCAGAGTTTCGTGGGCTGTTGGGGTTGGCAGCCCAGTCGTGTGGCTTGGCATCAGGCTCCGCAGCAGAGCGAGCGAGCAAGGGCCCTGCTGCAGCTGGCTTCCCTCCTGTTCCTGGGAGCGAGGCCCTACCCCGCCGCCTGCCCGTGCCTAGCCTTCACAGAACCCAGTCGTCAGCCCTGGGGTTCTCAGTCTCTGTGGTGGTCATGGCTTCTTGCTGCCCCACATGGACCTGATCCAGGCTTTTAGCTGTGGGCCCTGCGTCTTCTTGGGGCCTGTACTGACCCTGCCTCCAGCAGGTCTGTTTCTAGCCTGCCCACGGCCTCCACATGGCACCTCCTGCCCAGACTCTGTCACCAGGCTGCCCGGCTCGGTCATGCTTGTGTGGGTCCTGCAGCCCCCAGACCCTCAGGGTGCCAGGATGAGGGCAGGGCAGAGTGGCCCAATGGCTGGAGCCCAGGGTTTTCCCCAGCCCTGATTACACATCTCTTCTTAGCTCTGGCCGTGACCTTTCGCCCTGATGGTGCCGAGCTGGCCGTGGCCACACTGAACTCACAGATCACCTTCTGGGACCCCGAGAACGCGGTGCAGACGGGCTCCATCGAGGGCAGGCACGACCTCAAGACAGGCCGGAAGGAGCTGGACAAGATCACCGCCAAGCACTCAGCCAAGGGGAAGTGAGTGCCCAGTGGGGTGTGTCCTGGAGCCTGGGGGCTCCCTGGCTGGGACCCCAGAGGGAGCAGGTTGTCCTGGGGTCCATGTGGGTTAACAGGTGTCCATGTTCTCACACCCTGAGGATGAGTGTTTGTGGGTCCTGTTATCAGGTCTAGGGGTG
The DNA window shown above is from Bos indicus isolate NIAB-ARS_2022 breed Sahiwal x Tharparkar chromosome 1, NIAB-ARS_B.indTharparkar_mat_pri_1.0, whole genome shotgun sequence and carries:
- the PWP2 gene encoding periodic tryptophan protein 2 homolog, giving the protein MKFAYRFSNLLGTVYRCGNLNFTCDGNSVISPVGNRVTVFDLKNNKSNTLPLATRYNIKCVGLSPDGRLAIIVDEGGDALLVSLVCRSVLHHFHFKGAVHSVSFSPDGRKFVVTKGNIAQVYHAPGRKREFNAFVLDKTYFGPYDETTCIDWTDDSRCFAVGSRDMSTWVFGAERWDNLIYYALGGHKDAIVACFFEASSLDLYTLSQDGALCVWQCDTLPEGLRLKAPTGWKADLLQREEEQEEEEGAESETTIRGKATPAAEEQQGKVKYSRVAKYFFNKEGDFNNLTAAAYHKKVHLLVTGFASGIFHLHELPEFNLIHSLSISDQRVASVAINSSGDWIAFGCSGLGQLLVWEWQSESYVLKQQGHFNSMVSLAYSPDGQYIVTGGDDGKVKVWNTLSGFCFVTFTEHSSGVTGVTFTTTGYVIVTSSMDGTVRAFDLHRYRNFRTFTSPRPTQFSCVAVDSSGEIVSAGAQDSFEVFIWSMQTGRLLDVLSGHEGPISGLCFNPMKSVLASASWDRTVHLWDMADSWRTTETLALTSDALAVTFRPDGAELAVATLNSQITFWDPENAVQTGSIEGRHDLKTGRKELDKITAKHSAKGKAFTTLCYSADGQSILAGGMSKFVCIYHVREQILRKKFEISCNLSLDAMEEFLNRRKMTEFGNLALIDQDAAEEGGVAIPLPGVKKGDMSSRHFKPEIRVTSLRFSPTGRCWAATTTEGLLIYSLDAQMLFDPFELDTSVTPVRIRAALRQRDFTRAILLAFRLNERKLLQETLEAVPWDEIEVISSSLPDLYVEKVLEFLASSFEVSHHLEFYLIWTQKLLMVHGQKLKSRVGTLLPAVQFLQKSIQRHLDDVSKLCDWNRYNLQYALAVSKQRGLKRPSEPLGSEEEAGASEDDDDDSLHLLGGGPGHADAPLA